Proteins encoded by one window of Ulvibacter sp. MAR_2010_11:
- a CDS encoding group III truncated hemoglobin has protein sequence MEKTDLSTREDVAFLVTTFYGKVRADALLGPIFNGIIRDWEHHFEHLSDFWETNLFFKKSYSGNPILKHIEVDKKVDGKINELHFGTWLNLWFQTIDELFEGETAQIAKNRARNMGTFLHISMFEARKSESI, from the coding sequence TTGGAAAAAACCGATTTATCTACCAGAGAAGACGTGGCCTTTTTGGTGACTACCTTTTACGGAAAGGTAAGAGCAGACGCGCTTTTGGGTCCTATATTTAACGGAATTATCAGGGACTGGGAACATCATTTTGAACACCTTAGCGATTTTTGGGAAACGAATCTTTTCTTCAAAAAATCGTATTCGGGAAATCCTATCCTGAAACATATTGAAGTCGATAAAAAAGTAGACGGGAAAATTAATGAATTACACTTTGGAACCTGGCTCAATCTGTGGTTTCAGACCATTGATGAGTTATTTGAAGGCGAAACAGCACAAATAGCAAAGAACAGAGCGCGGAACATGGGAACATTTCTTCATATTAGTATGTTTGAGGCAAGAAAAAGTGAGTCCATTTAA